The Oncorhynchus tshawytscha isolate Ot180627B linkage group LG05, Otsh_v2.0, whole genome shotgun sequence genome includes a window with the following:
- the si:dkeyp-55f12.3 gene encoding uncharacterized protein si:dkeyp-55f12.3 encodes MAATEIRGELKYRDGLKKEIIIKTENNLTSMIVGIKKLNADVSGLLTDLVVQEQFCRGNDKGDLQVDDDEEEEEDEDTKAPIMQPPAKRSKTLRA; translated from the exons ATGGCAGCTACTGAGATACGAGGAGAGCTAAAATACAGGGATGGCCTGAAGAAAGAGATTATcataaaaacagaaaacaacctgACTTCTATGATAGTGGGGATTAAGAAATTAAACGCAGACGTATCGGGGCTCCTCACTGATCTCGTTGTACAAGAACAATTTTGCAGAGGAAATGACAAGGGGGATTTGCAAGTCGACGACG atgaggaggaggaggaagatgaagacACAAAAGCCCCTATTATGCAGCCTCCTGCAAAGCGGTCCAAGACCTTGAGGGCCTGA